The Bdellovibrio sp. NC01 genome includes the window AGCGACCGTGCGCGCGGAACTGACGAAGTTCATCGAAGCGATGTATTCAAAACACTGCCAGAAAGATAAAGAGTTTTTCAAAATCGTTTTGTCTCAATCACTGACAGATCCGAAGTTCTTAAAACGTCTGCGCAATATCATCCCTAAAAAAATGAATCCACTTTTGCACGAGCGTCTGCTTGAGCTGCAAAAGAAAGGTAAGTTTGCGCACGATGTCGATGTCGACACTTACATGCAGACATTGGATACGTATTTCCACGGCGCGATGTTATTCGATAAAATTTTGATGGGCGCTGAAGAAGGCGAAGTAGATAAGATGCTTCACTTCGTGATCGATATCTACGTTCGCGCTGTTGAAAGACCTTAGTAATCTAAAGGAGAAATCAATTGCGGCGTGCTGTAAGGATCTAAGAACTGCGGCACCTGCGCTCCTCCACCCTCGCCAGGAGTTCTGTTTAAATTCACTCCTGGAGGAATCTGCTCTTGTCCCATCAAACTTTGCTCGATGGGATATTGTCTAGAGTACTGCAACAAATCCTTGTGATAAGAAAAGATGATACTGCCGTTCTGAAGATTATTGATTAGATACTGCAGAACATTTAAATCCACGGCAAAACAACCTTCACTCCATCCCAGACGTCCGTTCTGCGCGATGAATTCGTCGCTAACGTATTTTGCGCCATGAAGAACGATATTGCGGGCCCGCGCTTGATTGTTTGATCTGTCGATACCGTCTAAGTAAAGCGACAAACCGTTCTTCTGACTTTTATAAGTGCCTTTGGCATAATAAAAACCGATTGAACTTTTCCATGAATCAAGAAGGTTTGAAAAATTTCTGGTTTCAATCACTCCAGATTTAATTCCATGAGACACATAGAATTTTTCCACGACTCCTGTATTAAAGTTCATGAAATACAGGCGCTTCGTTGTGGACGGCAACGTGTAATCAACGATCACAGCAAAAGATGTGTTCGGAATTCTTCCTTGGTTGTAGTCAAAAAGTCGGAATACTAAATCCAGCGGTTCACGCGGAACGCCCGCATCTAAGAGCGTTTCAAACAGATAACGGCCGTTCGGAACTTTACGATCATACATTCCTGCTTGCGCAGAAATGCTTGCTGTAAAGATTGAAAAAATCAGGGAAAGAAAAATGGTCAGGCGAAGTTCTTTCATGGACACAGAGTCCTTTGGAATTCGCCCGAGAGCAAATTAAGAGTTAGAAAGAGATCAGGACTCTTTCTTCTTAATCGCATCCAT containing:
- a CDS encoding TetR/AcrR family transcriptional regulator, with the translated sequence MDETSQKKLEQVEQSVRSHTKKRDRSASEERLLEAAEEVFAKLGFKGATTRMIADKAKVNESLIGRYFDGKMGLLISLIEKHVETEKYPMCELGYPPQATVRAELTKFIEAMYSKHCQKDKEFFKIVLSQSLTDPKFLKRLRNIIPKKMNPLLHERLLELQKKGKFAHDVDVDTYMQTLDTYFHGAMLFDKILMGAEEGEVDKMLHFVIDIYVRAVERP
- a CDS encoding murein L,D-transpeptidase catalytic domain family protein, with amino-acid sequence MKELRLTIFLSLIFSIFTASISAQAGMYDRKVPNGRYLFETLLDAGVPREPLDLVFRLFDYNQGRIPNTSFAVIVDYTLPSTTKRLYFMNFNTGVVEKFYVSHGIKSGVIETRNFSNLLDSWKSSIGFYYAKGTYKSQKNGLSLYLDGIDRSNNQARARNIVLHGAKYVSDEFIAQNGRLGWSEGCFAVDLNVLQYLINNLQNGSIIFSYHKDLLQYSRQYPIEQSLMGQEQIPPGVNLNRTPGEGGGAQVPQFLDPYSTPQLISPLDY